In a genomic window of Campylobacter concisus:
- a CDS encoding anthranilate synthase component I family protein, which produces MLLEQPLFYYEVIREKFKNSYLAEDKTQTIIGIDCDYIDEKDMDFYGLRSYFDTNRNKSLAPFAGLFGVFAYDGVRYFEYIGEEKAKKYEFPKFIYADAKAYLHFDKMSKIYTFYGDKNKYYDFLLDAKVECKSKEQSKFSIKTDLGKEKKHFEDMVELAKEYIRSGDVFQVVLGELLEISTNMSSLDFYKKLSLTNPSPYMFHFPTPYGDVVGSSPELVFEMKSEQIFVAPIAGTRPRGSDANADAALENELLSDEKELAEHKMLIDLARNDIGRVSEPKSVSVKNAMHIQKYEKVIHIVSDVYGKCAKGLDLFDVLASIFPAGTLSGAPKIRAMQIINELEISERNIYGGGIGFLHFNGDAQVAILIRSAIFVPSENGFSDVFVGAGAGIVYDSKSEREYAEICHKRASVLNVFKNNAKEF; this is translated from the coding sequence ATGCTCTTAGAACAACCACTGTTTTATTATGAAGTGATTAGAGAAAAATTTAAAAATAGCTACCTAGCCGAGGATAAGACGCAAACGATTATAGGCATTGATTGCGATTATATAGATGAAAAGGATATGGATTTTTATGGGCTTAGAAGTTATTTTGATACAAATCGTAATAAATCATTAGCTCCATTTGCGGGTCTATTTGGTGTTTTTGCTTATGATGGCGTGAGATATTTTGAATATATCGGAGAAGAGAAAGCTAAAAAGTATGAATTTCCAAAATTTATCTATGCCGATGCAAAGGCCTATCTACACTTTGACAAGATGAGTAAAATTTATACATTTTATGGAGATAAGAATAAATATTATGACTTTTTGCTTGATGCGAAAGTTGAATGCAAAAGTAAAGAGCAGAGTAAATTTAGTATAAAAACTGATCTTGGTAAAGAAAAGAAACACTTTGAGGATATGGTTGAGTTAGCAAAAGAGTATATAAGAAGCGGCGATGTCTTTCAGGTGGTACTTGGTGAGTTGCTTGAAATTTCAACGAATATGAGCAGTCTAGACTTTTATAAAAAGCTCTCACTTACAAATCCAAGCCCATATATGTTTCATTTTCCTACGCCTTATGGCGATGTGGTTGGCTCTTCGCCAGAGCTTGTTTTTGAGATGAAAAGTGAGCAAATTTTTGTGGCTCCGATCGCAGGCACAAGGCCTAGAGGAAGCGATGCAAATGCAGATGCGGCACTTGAAAATGAGCTTTTAAGTGACGAAAAGGAACTGGCTGAGCACAAAATGCTAATCGATCTTGCTAGAAATGACATCGGCAGGGTTTCAGAACCAAAAAGTGTATCCGTAAAAAATGCGATGCATATCCAAAAATATGAAAAAGTAATTCATATCGTAAGCGATGTCTATGGAAAGTGCGCCAAAGGGCTTGATCTTTTTGATGTCTTAGCTAGTATCTTTCCGGCTGGCACGCTAAGCGGAGCCCCAAAAATAAGAGCTATGCAGATAATCAATGAGCTTGAAATTTCTGAGCGAAATATCTATGGCGGTGGCATTGGATTTTTACATTTTAATGGCGATGCTCAGGTTGCTATTCTTATTCGATCAGCCATATTTGTGCCAAGTGAAAATGGCTTTAGTG
- a CDS encoding sulfite exporter TauE/SafE family protein: MLFVELFIIGIGVGYIAGFFGIGGGTVVVPIMVAFGYDVKTAIGISVMQMIFSATFGSYLNYKAGLLKLNRGVFLGLGGLVGASFSGIIVSHTPELLLELLLLVTFIFSLIKLYFTPNSDGTNANNSIFLLFLVGFCIGALAISIGIGGGVFIAPILVGFLRYELKKAVSMGVFFVMFAAFSGFISLSLSGHISYLEGAFLGLGSLIGAYFGTKKTQAMDKKALKKWFLLFYILMIILILKDIIFG, translated from the coding sequence ATGCTTTTTGTAGAACTTTTTATAATCGGCATCGGAGTTGGCTACATCGCTGGATTTTTCGGCATCGGTGGCGGTACGGTCGTCGTTCCTATCATGGTCGCCTTTGGATATGACGTGAAAACAGCTATTGGCATAAGCGTCATGCAGATGATCTTTAGCGCGACGTTTGGCTCGTATCTAAACTACAAAGCTGGACTTTTAAAGCTAAATCGTGGCGTATTTTTAGGTCTTGGAGGTCTAGTAGGAGCCAGCTTTAGTGGCATAATCGTATCTCACACGCCCGAGCTCTTACTCGAACTACTCTTGCTTGTAACTTTTATCTTTTCACTCATAAAACTATACTTCACACCAAATAGCGACGGTACAAATGCGAACAACTCCATATTTTTACTATTTCTAGTTGGTTTTTGTATAGGTGCACTTGCCATTAGTATAGGCATAGGCGGTGGGGTTTTTATAGCTCCTATTTTAGTTGGCTTTTTACGCTATGAGCTAAAAAAAGCCGTTTCAATGGGAGTATTTTTTGTGATGTTTGCAGCTTTCTCTGGCTTTATCTCACTTTCATTAAGCGGCCATATCTCTTATCTAGAAGGTGCTTTTCTAGGCCTTGGCTCGCTAATAGGTGCATACTTTGGCACCAAAAAGACACAAGCTATGGATAAAAAAGCACTTAAAAAATGGTTTTTACTCTTTTATATCTTGATGATAATTCTAATCTTAAAAGATATAATATTTGGCTAA
- a CDS encoding class I SAM-dependent methyltransferase: MNKAKKAYDEIPYFSAAFSDCSPVRIEAVAKFLGLKAASLKEARVLELGSSYGGNILPFAISHKNAKVVGIDISSHQVAEGNKVAKQIGLENFTLLERNFLHMNESDIKELGKFDYIIAHGVYSWVSPNVRDALLATIKALLSKDGIAYVSYNTYPGWKSLDILRDFMLFVSSGNDSKEALAHVKGELNFLQDYLKFSLQNQSDVVYKDSMKLLLTQLNFLQGIIAKGNDYYILHDFLEASNEPTYFHKFAKHIDKHGLCYVIDASLNDIFASSTGIYRFDAHIEQNYNSRIKKEQLNDFLFNRSFRKSLIAHKERLGGAEDFDVVLGESELDRIYFAYFSEQPRTKTQEILSKSYPQSLNLSEVKTALGENANEAFVGLLEILNDQNTKISSSTLAALTYEPGKTRLKPRAAAYLEYFLNASSPVISLANELNGKLNLSYEEIKAALKFDGKASLGDIAKSVNLSKDELGKLAFKLSEAYFFEEI, translated from the coding sequence ATGAACAAGGCAAAAAAAGCTTACGACGAAATTCCTTATTTCTCGGCCGCATTTAGCGACTGCTCGCCAGTTAGGATAGAAGCGGTTGCTAAATTTCTGGGGCTTAAAGCAGCTAGCCTAAAAGAGGCTAGAGTGCTTGAGCTTGGCTCATCATATGGCGGTAACATCTTGCCATTTGCCATTTCACATAAAAATGCAAAAGTCGTTGGTATCGATATCTCAAGCCATCAAGTGGCTGAAGGTAACAAAGTAGCAAAGCAGATAGGTTTAGAAAATTTTACTCTGCTTGAGCGAAATTTTTTGCACATGAACGAAAGCGATATAAAAGAGCTTGGGAAATTTGACTATATTATCGCTCATGGTGTTTATAGCTGGGTGAGCCCAAATGTAAGAGATGCGCTGCTTGCCACGATTAAGGCACTACTTAGCAAGGATGGCATCGCTTATGTTTCGTATAATACCTATCCTGGCTGGAAGAGCCTTGATATTTTAAGAGATTTTATGCTTTTTGTAAGTTCAGGCAACGACAGCAAAGAAGCACTTGCTCACGTAAAAGGTGAGTTAAATTTCTTGCAGGATTATTTGAAATTTAGCCTGCAAAACCAAAGTGATGTCGTATACAAAGATAGTATGAAGCTTCTTCTAACACAGCTAAATTTCTTACAAGGTATCATCGCAAAGGGCAATGATTATTATATATTGCATGACTTTTTAGAGGCTAGCAATGAGCCAACTTACTTTCATAAATTTGCTAAGCATATCGACAAACACGGACTTTGCTACGTAATAGATGCTTCACTAAATGACATCTTTGCAAGCTCAACTGGAATTTATCGCTTCGACGCACATATCGAGCAAAATTACAACTCTCGCATCAAAAAAGAGCAACTAAACGATTTTTTATTTAATAGATCATTTAGAAAAAGTCTCATCGCTCACAAGGAGAGGCTTGGTGGTGCTGAGGACTTTGATGTGGTACTTGGAGAGAGCGAGCTTGATAGGATTTATTTTGCATATTTTAGCGAGCAGCCAAGGACAAAAACGCAAGAAATTTTAAGCAAAAGCTATCCACAAAGCTTAAATTTAAGCGAAGTAAAAACGGCACTTGGCGAGAATGCAAACGAAGCTTTTGTAGGGCTACTTGAAATTTTAAACGATCAAAACACTAAAATTTCTTCTTCAACACTTGCAGCACTTACCTATGAGCCTGGTAAAACTAGACTGAAGCCTAGAGCTGCTGCGTATCTTGAGTATTTTTTAAATGCTAGCTCACCAGTTATCTCTTTGGCAAATGAGCTAAATGGCAAGTTAAATTTAAGCTATGAAGAGATCAAGGCCGCTTTAAAATTTGATGGCAAAGCTAGTTTAGGAGATATCGCAAAGAGCGTAAATTTAAGTAAAGACGAACTAGGTAAGCTTGCTTTTAAATTAAGTGAAGCCTACTTTTTTGAAGAAATTTAA